The nucleotide sequence TGCTAGCCCTATTTTGTGTAATTCATATAATCTCTTGCTTCACCAGCCTTTCACAAACCTACCTTCTCTAGTATCATTCTGTAATAGACATGTTGGAAATGTAGTTATTTCTGTAATGACAGATTACATGAACATTTtagaatttttcttcatttgtttagACTGTTAGAATTTTATCTTGCTCAGCATGATGTTTTCAGTGTAAAAGTATGTTCCTGACTAGAAATAGAATGACTCATCTCTTTTAGCAGTAAGCTGATTACCAGCTGTTGTGGGGTATATACAAATGTTGCAGACTAACTAATTCACTTGGTAATaacaaaagctattttaagGATAAAAAGTTAGTGTTACAGCCCATCACTTGTCAGTCTAAGACTAGGTTCACAGAGGGTCTTAGATGTTGCATTGTACCATCAAATTGATAGGCGCTAGGCTTTTAGTGGAACTCACAACCCTGAAATAAGCATTAGGCTGACTTTTCAGTGAATGAGAACTGGCATCTTAAACTCACAAGAGCCAACAtattgtgcagggtgctgcctATACAACCCTGTCATTGCTGTTTACTATTTCTGTCTGTACCTCAGATAGATGGGAAATGCCTATTTTATGAATATAAACCAGGGCTTCCCAGTGAGCTGCATTCCCAGCTCCCTAGTATTACCAGATTTAAATGTGCACACTACATAGCAGAAGTGAACCTGttactattttttcatttaactggACTTTGGTGTTTAGGTACTAAAAGATAAAATGGATATGCTATCAATGGCAATGGTACTCATATCTTGCACTTTAGTGCCTGAATCCCCACTGTAACCACCATCCCAAAGTTCTGGAATAGCAATCACTTATCAAAGGTGAAGTAAAGTTTCAGGGACAGAGACTTCTTGTTAGAATTTAGGAGTTAAATAAGAAGAATGTATTAAAAATCAGCATTAAACCAcgaaaacagttttaaagtttACTGTATTCCTAATGCTGCCTGATGACAGCTTAACGATGTTGCAGCAATAGCATCTCTTGGAACATtgctttctgtaagaaaaaaaaattaccatgaTCTTACTCACTGAACACAATAACCCTTGTATTTCTCCCCCTTCAACAGACTGCAAACATCAATTAAAAGacgtttttttctttagtgcaATATAAAGAATTTATTATTGCAACActtacaaaatatattaatgcaTGGTAGGTAGGGTATTCAATATTCTAACAGAATccacatatatttaaaatacttctctACTTGATTTTGTTGAAGTAGGCCACCATTACCTTTGTTTATTCAGGTTCATTCATTTACCCTGAAAGAGTCCTATAGAAATTAGTGTATGAAGGGCTTTAATGTTACCTGTGAAGGGTTTGTTCAGTCTTCTTGGTCTTCAGCAAACAGTTAGTTACTTATTCTGATCAAAAAAAGTCTGGACTTAGGCAGTGCACCCGAAGCTGCTAAAGAAACCTGAATATATCTAAAGACAGTCAAGCATCAAAACATTGCaactttctgtaatttttttgcAATAATTAAAATGAGGAATATGAACTGACAGTATTCAATGTTCTCAGATTAGGGGAGCAAATAGTTCTGTGTCCTTGTCTGGGAAGACTGTAAGGCAAAGAGATTAGATTCTTTTCCCTGTTGGTTTGTCCAAAGGAAAGTGGTACATTGTTCCATGCAATGAATAAAGCATTTCTCTTCACCTGGGGTAACTGTAAAATTCCTGTTATATTTGGCTCTCACTTGTTGTTACTGAGTTAGGGGATTGATGAGATGAGCTGTATTCCACCTGGTTAGGACCCTTCATATTCACTACTCATGTTGTTGTGCAGAATTTGATATTGGAAGACTCTGCAGTGCAGATTTACATATAGTTCCATAGGCCTGGGAGTAACTGCCCATTGATGCTTTTGGATCACCAGCAGCTCCCATATTTGCAGTAACCTGGAACATCTTTTTACTGGATTTCAGAAGGGGACGAACATCTTTGCTGTGAAACTGAGTATTTCTTGGATTctgtgtgagaaacaaaaaccaagacAGTTAGAAATCTGTAATCGGCATTCTAAAATACAAGTAAGGAACAAAGAATTTGCTTCAGCTGTGGAATAGAACAGATCATGAACGTTAATTGactaacaaacaaaatagaGTGTTTCACAATATTAAGAACAGGGTGGCAAGAATGATGTGAGGGAGAAGGGTTTTAAAATGGGTGTATCAGGAATGAGTTAGCAGCATTGGAGCACTGGAGCAAAAGTTCAAAGGTCTGCTTGGCTAGTATCTTGTTTTCAGTGGTAGTGAATGgtttaaataaatgtacaaaAGACAGGTCATCCTCATCATTTCCCAGTACATCCTCCTGGCTTCTGCCAATCGAATGGCTTGGTGAGTGTCTGAGTTGGAAATTGCTTATGGGCATTAGCCCATGTGGGGAAAAGTTAATCATGTATTAACGCTTTAAAATGCATAATACATTACTGTATATATTACTGCAGCTTTAAAGGACAGCTGTTTCACTGCAGCTTATGCTTAGTGAACTGCTTTAGTTAACTGGAAGCCACATTTCCTCTCACTAAGTGTGGCACTGACTGCTGTTGCCCCAGCCATTATAGGAGTCAAATGGCTGAGAACAAGAGTTTCATGAGCCTGACTTGATActggaaataaatgtaaaatgaatgtAGAGCAAGCTGGAATGTCAGAACTTTTCAGCTCCTGCTGAGGCTGACCAAGAAAGACGGAAAAGTCAACATTCACTTAACACATGATTAGCCACAGTGCTGATGAGCGCCCACCACAATATCTTGCCTCTGACAATGGCCAGTGTTAGCCTCTCAGGGAACAAATACAAAGCACAGGGCACATGTAGCATGATCTTCTCCCTCTTACGTGCTTCCAGTAACATGAAGTTAGTCACCAGTACCTAGGGAATCTTCAGAACACAttgtttatatacataattgCACATGCAGCAATCTCCACAATCTCACATTGTGGAATTAATGGTTCCACACTTGTTCCTCACATGTGGAATAAATAGTTCCCTATTATTCACAGAAAGCTTTGAATGGGATTCCGAGGCAGAAAGGCTGAAAGGTAGGTTGTTAGTGTGCACATGCGGACTTACATTGAACTTTGTAGAAATCATGTCTCCTTTGAGCAACTACTCgtatatattttcatatcaATCACAACAGATTGCTGTTACTGGCTGGGTTAGGGGACTGATGAGACAAGCTGTATTTCACTTGGTTAGAACTCTTTCGTATTTGCTACTCATGTTGTTGGGGGgaatttgaaatttaaagacTCTGCACTGCAGAATTACATACAGTTCCATAGGCCTGGGAGTAATCGCCTATTGATGCTATTACTAAGAACAAGCTTGATGCTTAACATTGTCCTCAGCTTGTTTCTAGGTTGAAATAGTTCTGATCTTTCAGAGCTGTGTTCAGggaaataatctgttttaagGTATGATACTGTATGCTGATACAAAGCAGCTGATCCCACCTGACTCTTCTTTGACAGTGGCATCTGTCAGAATTTCTGTCAGAAGTCTCTTCATCCAACTGAACTGCACTTAGCATACCTTTTCAATGGTTTGGAACTCCAGCATGTAGATATTCAAGTATTTGTTTGTGGGGATGTGAGAAAGTCTCACAATAAATAATCCAATCTTTACTGTCACAAAAAGGGTAATTTGTGGTGCCTTATTCCATCTTCTTTTGCCATGAACTTCTGATCACCTTGTGTTGGCTAGGCTCTCCTTGAGTTTGTCAGCAGACAACTAGctcaaggagaaagaaaaagcaggggCACAGAGTCATTTAAGAACCCAATGAGCATAGGAATTTGCACAAGGAAGCAAGAagagggaggagcaggggacAGGACTGAAACCTTCACTGTTAAGCAACAGCAGTCCATTAGGTTGGTAACAAAGGTAGTACAAATTTTCCAGCTAAATTTGGAATATCCAACTGTGTCAATCAGGTTAAAAAAGGAGTATGCTACCTACGTGCTCTGGACTTCACACACCATCATTTAAGAGAATTTAAAAGCAACTGATCTGTGATTCTTGAAGTCAAAGGGAGCTGATGATGACCCGAACAATGCAGTGATTTGAAATGGTGTTCAAATTCTCACTTGTCTGAAGTGATAAAATTGAAAGTAGAATGGAGTCAAAATTAGACTGTCCTCTAGAAAAAGGGCGAAGGAAAGTATGGTCATAGATCTTAGCACATCTCAAAAGAAGTTGCGTTAAAAATTCAagatgggaaaaagaaacaggaagagaaTTTGCAGAGAAAATTCTACCTTTTTTATTACAGTTAACTGACAGTTATGATCCATTGTGATTAATATTtagaatggaatagaatagttcacttggaagggaccttcaaagatcatcaagtccaaccgcctgaccacttcagggatAACCggaagttaaagcatattactCCCCTgtgaaaaaaggcagagagagctggggatgttcagcgtgaagaagagaaggctccaaggtgaccttattgcagcttttcaatacttagagggggcttataaaaaagatggagagcaactttttgctcggTAAGACAATGACAGAGcaagagggaatggttttaaactactAGAGAGGAcatttaggttggatgttaggaggaaatttttcattcagagggtggtgaggcacaggaacaggctgcccagagaagctgtggatgctccagccctggaggtgttcaagaccaggctggatgaggccctgggcaatcTGATCTACCACCTACTGTGgcattcctgcccatggcaggggggttggaactagatgatctttaaggttccttccaacccaaggtggtctatgatcctatgattagagagggcattatccaaatgcctcttgaacacaGACTGGCATGTTAACCACCTCTCCAGAAAGTCTGCTCCAGTGTTTGGCCACCCTCATGGTGgttaatttttcttaatatccagtctgaacgTCCACTGGTGCACTTTTGTGCTGTTCCCTTGCATTCTATCAttggttaccagggagaagaaacCTATACCTCCCTTTCCATTTCTCCtgctcaggaagttgtagagagcaatgaagtcacctcttagccttcttttctccagactagacaacccgAGtgtcctcacaggacatgccttccagcccttttactggttttgttgccctcctctggacgctTTCAAGTATCTTAATAGCTTTTgtatattgtggagcccagaactgtacacaatattcaaggtgaggctgcatcaATGCCAAGTATAGTGGGAGAATTGCCTCTTCTGGATGGCTGGCTATGCTAcgtttaatgcaccccaaaatacagtttgccctcttggctgccagtACACATTgctgattattaaaaaaaatcctgcttatGAGGCAGAAAACTAGTATTACAAAAGGCTGCATTACTTCGTGTTCTCTAAAGTACCTAAATCCTGTATTTAAGTTCAACGGTCATTCATGGAACTCCTGCATGAACCTGTAGGCACTGAAATGCTCTTACTCAAGTCAGAGATGACAATGGCTTCATTTGAAAGACTGCGGTTAGACTTAAAATTCCAGGGGAAAGTTTGTGTTTATAAACCCAGACTAGCTGAAGATCAGCATTATATATGTTGGAGATGTAAGGTTTAAGACACATCTCTTTCCTTGATGTTTCCTGGTCATTACATGGTCTTCCTCTCAACACGCTGCCTTTTGTACAGAACTTAGCTGAGGGTTGTAAACTTCATTAGTAGACATAACACTGGAAACGTAGGTATTGCATCACAGACGACTAGAATATTCAAGCTTCTGTCTCAATCTACTGCATATTAGAGGTAAGTTATGACCAGTTATTTCCAGAAACATCAGTTAGCACACTCCTCAGTGCTCTAGTAAAGGGAACATATTCAGTACAAGACCTGTACCATTTGACTGACACTAGATACAGGCAATGAAATTGTATATATCTTTATCATGTATATCTTTATCATAAGTAATTTTAACTGATGGACAGTTAGTAATTTAGTAACTATCAAAGCAATATGACTTGCCTCTCATGTAAGTATCTTTATGAAGCTGCAAATCAAGATATTTTTTGTCTACGTCATTTCGGTCCCTGAAAAGttatctgttttctgtgcaggACTGCTACTTACATTACAGAGGTTCTGTACACTTGTAGGAAGTAGCTGAGCATTTGCATTTGCCCATGTGATTTGTCTCCCCAGTTTTCCGTTGTTAGAAGTTTTTGCCTGTTGATGATGTGGTGCAGAATGGTTCCTGATCACAGCACCAGAATTTGCATTAcctgcaggagaaaaaacatgAGAGAAAGTAGGAAAATCATGAGGACACAGAACACACTAACTGAAGCAGGGACAGAGCGTAAACACTGAGTCAGCCTCTGCCACATCACTTCATCTCACTAATGggacaaaaatattcagaataaaattagaaagaagTTGCAAACAAAACCGGTTCCaaagagcaggggaaaagaaaacagcaccaGAGAAGTAACcgaagagaaaacagaaaaggaaaagagtcaAGACTGAGGCAGCCAAGAGCTAAAAAGAACATCACACACTCAAAACTCATTCAACAGTGTTTTGCTCGTATGTCATTTTCCTTCCACAGTTTCACTCTCATTTTGCCCTGTTAATTctctcagtttctttttccccGTTCAatctattttcctctttcttccccatAATAATGCCTCATTATGGTGGATTGCATCCAATTGCAGGATGGTAGTACCTACTTTGAATAGCAATGTGTGTTATAGGATTGTATATCACATTGATCCTTGATCTCTGACATAAAGATCTTGCTAAATCTTCACTCTGGATGGATACTTCCGGCTGGACACTAGTTGTAGTTCCACTACGCATTTGTGGATTTTTTAGAAGAGGTGGTGTTGGTTCTCTCTGGCTCTTCCTGGTGGGTAAAGTCACAGAATTGGAATATGGAAGAAATGGCCTGGATTGAGATTGACTTAGTtgaatgttttctctctgcatttggTCCTTTGGATGGctatttacttttgtttcaaGGATCAtctacagaaaggaaaagtcagTTAGACTTAACACAGCtacacagcaaagcagaagaataaaaaaaaaaaatgcaaataatttatttcatgggATATGTAacaattataattttaaaattaatttagggTTGGAAAGAAGATAGAAATAATATTCTTAgtggaaagaaagaatggaCTGAAGCCTTAGGAAAAAGGATAGGGTGAACAGGCAACTTCAATGCATCTTTAGGGAGAATACCACTACATAAAGTTGCCATTAGCTACGAGAAAGGCAGAATCTATATGGCAAAAAATGGTTAACACTATGCTGTTTCTTACCATCTCTTTCTAGAATTTTGCCAAGtcaatttttaaattgtcaGAGGAACATACATTGCAGTTAGTTCATAATCTCACCTACCTCTACATGGCTATTATCTAGCATTAGAATCCTTGCTGAGGTTTGGAGTCTTGGTACAGACAACCTGCTCTCACCCTCCTCTGATCACAGTCATGCCGAACTTGGCACACTGTTGTTAGGATTAGTCAAAATTTGTTTCTTAACCTTGTACCTAGATTATCTGTGAATGATCTACTGATGTTTGTAACATCTTTTCTACCTATACTCAGTATTCATTTTATTCAGTCATCTGCTCATGACTCCTAACACTTTTTCACAGtagagtttaattttttttcctttaaagaccTTAAAAGAAATGTTCAGTATAttcaacttttttaaaaaacaactttctttttcctttttaaaaattttaattgctGTTCATAGAAGCAGTaacactttttctctctccctgggAAGCTGGTCACCCTTATCAATGTTTCTCATTCTTAGATTTTCTGATCTCTAAGCTTCCTTCTCAATCTTTTCTTCCCACTGACATTCTTTCCAATGCCTGTTTTACTACATTCActttccagctcctgctcttctcACCATCTTCCAGCTACTTTGCCTcataatatttacataatattcactggaaaaaaaaggaaaaaagcccaAAACAATTTCTCATCCTGAAATCTTGACTTACTTCCACTTTTGCTGCTCCTTTTATTCCATTGTTAGAGCATTCACTGTTGCTATCCTCCTCCTACTGCCTCACACCACCATTCAACTCAGTCCATTATGTCCTACAATTAAATCTGATTTACcttaattttgttcttctttcattcctttaaaCATTACATTTAAACAGTTACTTTAGTTACTTCTGTTCCCTGCAGAAGTTTCTCTAAGtctttctcatcttttctctcttgctctgtttttttaaagcagatgtCATCTACTCATATTATTTCACCGATGTACCTCTCCACTGCCAAATTACtgtcagctttttattttccttttgatcttaACATGTCTACCAAATAGCATCAAAATACtacctttcctttctcccctgTACAGCTAAAAGTCCTgtatcagctttttttcttccttgattaTTACactattttctgatttttcaagtACTATTATTTTCCCACATTAATGTATTCACAATATGGCTACTAAAATATCGCTGTCTTTTATTATTAGCACATCAGCTACGCTTATCCTTCACTTgatcttcctcctctcctcctctgtcAATGGTTCTGTAATGTGCAGAACTGGGGACAAGAGGATGGAGAGCAACCCCAGGGAAAGGGAGCTGGGTGTTCTGGTTGACAGTTTCTTCACATGGGGGAATGGAGGGTGGGGCGCTGATCTCTCTTCTCTAGTGACCAGCAACAGCACCCGAGGGAATGGCTTGAAGCTACATCAAGGAACATTCAAGTTAGATATTagaaaaaggttcttcactgagagagtttttgggcactggaacaggctccccagtgaagccaTTGtggcaccaagcctgacagagttcaaaaagcatttggacaacactctgAGACATATGGTTTGACTTCTCGGTGGTTTTGTGTGGAGCCAGGGACTTAATGTTCACTGCAGGTCATTTCCATCATgtgatattctgtgattctgtaattctgaaaCCTGACTGTTCTGTGTATGTGGTGCATCATGCAATGGCACTTGACTACTCTTGAGCAATAAACATAAATATGTGATAAAAGCTTACATGCAAATTCACAAAGGAGCCCAGAAAGAGAACCAGGATGGGGACCCCAAATAATACCATGCCAAGCTGCACTCAGGCCAATTCACAGGAACCACCAGCCAAAGATACATCTGCACAAACTGAGAGGAACACAGGTGCACAATGGCAAATGGGAACTCAAATTAAGGACTCCGGGGAAGCAAACACTTTGACTGGGCCCCTCCCAGAGCTGTCTCAGCAGAGCCATCAGCCCTTGGTGGTGATGTGATGGCTAGCAGATCAAGCCAGTCTAGTCAGTGAATGGCTCAAATAGTCTGGGAGCACAGAGGTGAGTGCATCTCTAAGGGGATGAGAGCACCTCTGTACCTCTAGGTGTGAGAGCACAAGAAACATCAGCTAAAGGGCCTAGAAAATCCAGTGCAGCTGTATAGGTATGCGTGCATGGTCTATACCAGCAATCAGAGTAGGACTGCAGTCTCGGGGGCTCATATGTTCAAGTGCAGTAACTGGGGGGCCTAGGATCCAGAGGACAGCTACTGGTCAGACAGTGTTTGAGACCAGTTGCTGTAGGGATCCAGTGTGCACATACTCTCAGTAGCGGACTTCCATTTTGCTCAGCCAGAGAAGTGAGTAGGATGAGGCTATTGGTGCTATGTTTGTGTGAGtgttctgtctgtctgtctgtgacCTGTGTGGCTGTCcatttctgtatgtatatatgtagtGTGCCTACATTCTCTGTGTGCCTGAGCCTACAGGGAACACCTTCAGGCTTTCTACTGGCTGGACCTGGGGACACCAAGTGGCAACAGCCTCATTTCTTAGGCTGTTGGATCCAGCCTAATATATTTTCCTCTAACACAGTCTTTCTCAGACACCAGGCTTTACAgacttttcttttcccagtggGAATCTAGATTTAAACACTTCTCTAAAAAATTATGACAGTATGATAAGAAGCACCAAGCTGTACCTATAAGTAAGCATGGAAGGGGAAcggaaatagaagaaaatgacagaaatcaGTAAGTGTGTCAAGAATTACAGGTTACCTGGAGGACTGAGATTTCAGAAAATAGAATAGAAGAACGTACCTCATACAATTTATTTCGATATTCTGCCACAGACAACTGGATATCATCACCTAAAGGAAGAATCACATCATAATCCAAAGAGGGCTCCCTGGCAGGACAATGAAACCTAAGATGACAACACAATATAAAGTCACTAAGACTAAAAACAGCTCCACAGTTTAATATGGTATTACAAAGGATTGTCAGATCATCTAGTGTGATTTCTAGTCTAAATAGGGTTAGAGAGAGTTAGGATTtagctttgtctttttttctaccATGGATATAAAGGAAACTTGTTCCAAAAGCAGCTCTATACCATTTCAGCAGACAGCGGCAGAAACTGCACATTGATacatgtgcacttgcagcccaaaaagccaaccgtatcctgggctgcatcaaaagaagcatggccagcaggtcaagggaggtgattcttcccctctgctctattctcgtgagaccccatctggagtactgcattcagcactagggcccccagcacaagggcacagaagtattagaatgagttcagaggagggccacaaagatgatcaggggtctggagcacctctcttacaaagacaggctgagagagttggggtagttcagcctggagaagagaaagtgccagggagaccttataacaactttccaatacctaaagggggtctacaggaaagctggggaggaactCTTTGTCaaggagtggagtgataggacaaggagtaaacTAGAGGAGGgtggatttagattagatgtaaggacgaaattctttactctgagggtggtgaggcagtggaacaggttgcccagataagttgtggatgccccatccctggaagcgttcAAGGCCTGGCTGGgtggagctttgagcaacctggtctagtgggaggtgtccctgcccatggcagggaggttggatctagatgatctttaaggtcccttccaactcaaactgttctatgattctatattagTCTCACCTTTTCACATAAGGATGCTGAAGGGCCTCCTCTGCTGTCAGCCGTTTATCAGGGTTAAATACTAAAAGTTTCTTCAGAAGATCCAAGGCAGGCAAAGGAGTAGAGGATGGTAAAATCTCTTCAAATGTTACTCGTTGCCTAGAAGTCAGGAAAAAATGATATAAGAACCCAGTGTCTAACTCACAGGTAAGTCATGAATTACAGTTCTGGGAATCACATCAAGGTGACACCTGTCTCCAGAGTTCACTCACAAATAGTGTGTCATAATTCTGGAACACTCAAAAGCACAGGTCTGTGAGTATGATAAAGACTTTTACCTCTTTGGTTAGGTTTGGATTCCTCCCTCTCAGAGCTATGAACCTACATGAAGTGCCTACCTAACTTTTAAGACTAGTCTTTCTCTTGTTTCAGTGGAAAGAGAGATACAGGTCAGTATGCCAGAACACAGAGTAATAATCAGTCTTGTGGAAGtacttcttctctttttttgacAATGCAGGAAGCCCAGACTCCTAACTTGCATGTTTCAGTTGAAATGCTGATTCCATGAATCCAACCCTAAGAccacataaatatatttctagatcatttgcaatgaaaagattaagtttaaaaatctggttttgcattttttaaatcctgaagATATTTATTAACATAACAAACATGAcaatatttaatacatttcatagaatcatagaatcatttgaaaaatcagttttaaaacattatttttactcatattttaaaacattttattactCCATGAcaacattatttttagtttagaaAAATGATCCAACATGGAATTTGGATTTGGATTGAATGGCTCAGAAAAAATCATGAACAAGATTTCACTTGTTCTTTTACCTAGCTAGCGCTGTCTATCA is from Anser cygnoides isolate HZ-2024a breed goose chromosome 2, Taihu_goose_T2T_genome, whole genome shotgun sequence and encodes:
- the MAPK15 gene encoding mitogen-activated protein kinase 15 isoform X1, with protein sequence MSVPEVEALVSQKYEIKRRLGKGAYGIVWKAIDRRTGEIVAVKKIFDAFRNRTDAQRTFREIMFLREFGEHPNIIKLLDVIRAQNDKDIYLIFESMETDLHAVIKKGNLLKDIHKCYILYQLLKATKFIHSGNVIHRDQKPSNILLDADCFVKLCDFGLARSLCHMNEDQGNPALTEYVATRWYRAPEILLSSRSYTKGVDMWSIGCILGELLLGKPLFPGTSTVNQIEQILRVIPAPSREDILAMQSDYRASVISRMNSWQRVTFEEILPSSTPLPALDLLKKLLVFNPDKRLTAEEALQHPYVKRFHCPAREPSLDYDVILPLGDDIQLSVAEYRNKLYEMILETKVNSHPKDQMQRENIQLSQSQSRPFLPYSNSVTLPTRKSQREPTPPLLKNPQMRSGTTTSVQPEVSIQSEDLARSLCQRSRINVIYNPITHIAIQSNANSGAVIRNHSAPHHQQAKTSNNGKLGRQITWANANAQLLPTSVQNLCNNPRNTQFHSKDVRPLLKSSKKMFQVTANMGAAGDPKASMGSYSQAYGTICKSALQSLPISNSAQQHE
- the MAPK15 gene encoding mitogen-activated protein kinase 15 isoform X2, producing MSVPEVEALVSQKYEIKRRLGKGEFGEHPNIIKLLDVIRAQNDKDIYLIFESMETDLHAVIKKGNLLKDIHKCYILYQLLKATKFIHSGNVIHRDQKPSNILLDADCFVKLCDFGLARSLCHMNEDQGNPALTEYVATRWYRAPEILLSSRSYTKGVDMWSIGCILGELLLGKPLFPGTSTVNQIEQILRVIPAPSREDILAMQSDYRASVISRMNSWQRVTFEEILPSSTPLPALDLLKKLLVFNPDKRLTAEEALQHPYVKRFHCPAREPSLDYDVILPLGDDIQLSVAEYRNKLYEMILETKVNSHPKDQMQRENIQLSQSQSRPFLPYSNSVTLPTRKSQREPTPPLLKNPQMRSGTTTSVQPEVSIQSEDLARSLCQRSRINVIYNPITHIAIQSNANSGAVIRNHSAPHHQQAKTSNNGKLGRQITWANANAQLLPTSVQNLCNNPRNTQFHSKDVRPLLKSSKKMFQVTANMGAAGDPKASMGSYSQAYGTICKSALQSLPISNSAQQHE
- the MAPK15 gene encoding mitogen-activated protein kinase 15 isoform X3 → MFLREFGEHPNIIKLLDVIRAQNDKDIYLIFESMETDLHAVIKKGNLLKDIHKCYILYQLLKATKFIHSGNVIHRDQKPSNILLDADCFVKLCDFGLARSLCHMNEDQGNPALTEYVATRWYRAPEILLSSRSYTKGVDMWSIGCILGELLLGKPLFPGTSTVNQIEQILRVIPAPSREDILAMQSDYRASVISRMNSWQRVTFEEILPSSTPLPALDLLKKLLVFNPDKRLTAEEALQHPYVKRFHCPAREPSLDYDVILPLGDDIQLSVAEYRNKLYEMILETKVNSHPKDQMQRENIQLSQSQSRPFLPYSNSVTLPTRKSQREPTPPLLKNPQMRSGTTTSVQPEVSIQSEDLARSLCQRSRINVIYNPITHIAIQSNANSGAVIRNHSAPHHQQAKTSNNGKLGRQITWANANAQLLPTSVQNLCNNPRNTQFHSKDVRPLLKSSKKMFQVTANMGAAGDPKASMGSYSQAYGTICKSALQSLPISNSAQQHE
- the MAPK15 gene encoding mitogen-activated protein kinase 15 isoform X4 — protein: MPSGTEQMLREHFERLCSYGNLENIQISSSCLMLSVLRMTKTSTSSLSPWPSNILLDADCFVKLCDFGLARSLCHMNEDQGNPALTEYVATRWYRAPEILLSSRSYTKGVDMWSIGCILGELLLGKPLFPGTSTVNQIEQILRVIPAPSREDILAMQSDYRASVISRMNSWQRVTFEEILPSSTPLPALDLLKKLLVFNPDKRLTAEEALQHPYVKRFHCPAREPSLDYDVILPLGDDIQLSVAEYRNKLYEMILETKVNSHPKDQMQRENIQLSQSQSRPFLPYSNSVTLPTRKSQREPTPPLLKNPQMRSGTTTSVQPEVSIQSEDLARSLCQRSRINVIYNPITHIAIQSNANSGAVIRNHSAPHHQQAKTSNNGKLGRQITWANANAQLLPTSVQNLCNNPRNTQFHSKDVRPLLKSSKKMFQVTANMGAAGDPKASMGSYSQAYGTICKSALQSLPISNSAQQHE